The Herbaspirillum sp. DW155 genomic interval CGTGCGCCGGTGAAGGCGCCGTCTTCATAGCCGAACAGTTCGGCCTCGATCAGGTTCTCGGGAATGGCCGAACAATTGACCGCCACGAAGGGCGCTGCGCCACCACGGGTCTGCGCGGCCCGGAAGCGCGCGCTCTCGCGATGGATGGCCTGGGCCAGCCATTCCTTGCCGGTGCCGGTTTCGCCGGTGATGAGGACAGGGATGTCGCGGTCGATCACCTTGCGCAACTTGGCGATGAGGGCGCTCATGCGGGCGTCGCCCGTATCGAGCGCCTGCAGGCCCGGCCGGGTCTGGCCCGGATGCGGGCGCGCGGCCGGTGCCGGGCGCGCAGCGGGGATGGCGTGCGGCGTATCGATGACAGCTTCGCGCGCATTCTGGAAATGCTGGTCGCGCAACCGCAGTTCGGCGCGGCCATGGATGCGGATGCCATTGTGCAGGCACAGCTCCAGCAAGCCCGAGGCAGCCTTGCGGTGGTGCTCGAACAGCAGCGACAGCGGCACCCCGAAGAGGGACGCAAAGGTATGCGATTGCAGCGCCGAGAGCGTCAGCCCGAGCTGGAACTGGGCACTGCGGTTGGCCGCCAGGAAACGCCCGCCGGGCGTGAAGCTGACGATGCCTTCGACCAGCGTGCCGACGAATTCGGCGCGGCTGTGGAAGTGCAGGGTGATGCAATCGGGGAAGCTGCCGGCCAGCAGATGATTTTCGATCATCTGGGCCGACATGCGCACCAGCGCCATGGTGTGCTTGTGAAAGCTGCCGCATTCGCCGGAGACGTCCAGCACCCCCAGCACCTGGCCGCGATGGTCGAAGATGGGAGCGGCCGAACAGGTCAGGAAGCGGTTGGCGTCCAGATAGTGCTGCTGGGCATGCACGGTGGTCGGCTTCTGTTCGAACAGGGCGGTGCCGATGGCATTGGTGCCGCGCAACTGTTCGGACCAGCGACTGCCCGCACCCAGCGCCACGCGGTCGGCCTTGGCGAGGAAATCGCTGTCGCCCAGGGTGTGCAGGATGGTGCCTTCGGCGTCCGACAGGATCACCATGCTGTGGGTATTGCGGATCTGGTCGTAGAGGGTTTCCATGACCGGGCGGGCGTGGCCGGAGAGGGTCTGGTTGGCTTCCAGCGTCTGCGCCAGGTCGGCGCGCGAGAGCGAGTCCAGATCGGGCCGCTGGCCGCGCGTGATGCCGTAGGACGAACTGCGCTGGTGCGAGCGTTCGATGGCCTGCAGATCCGGCATGCCCTCGGCACTGGCCTGCACCAGCGGCGAGGCGCCCAGCAATGCGCCGGCACCGGGCCGGTTTGCCTGGTATTGCATCCTTGTCTCCTTGGGACCTCTGGCGGTCCTTGTTCCCCCTTGATGGTCGCTTTCTTCGCTGTCGGGAAGCTGAGGGTGAACTAGCATAACCGATTAATGCGGCAGCCGGACAAATTGAAACAGCATTTGCAGTAGCCTCAAAGTGAAGGCAAAATACTGTTTATATATACAGTATCGTTGAGCTTGCCTTTGGCCTCCTTCCCCAAATTTCCGCAGGGCATTGCCCGGCCTTTTCCGGACCAGCCGGCGCCTTCCGGCGAGGACGACGCCACGCTCACGCCGGAAAGCTTCGTCCATCGCAGCCAGGTCGCCCGGAAGGGCCGGGGTGCCGTCACCAACCTGCGCGGGCGTTACGAATCGGTGGCGCGGGAAGAGTTCGACGATGGCTGGCAGGCCATCGGTTTTCCTGCTACGGGGGAACTTGTGGAGGAGCTTGGAGAGGAAGACGAAGCCCCGCGCCTGAAGACCATCGTCACCGAGGAAGACGCCAGGTCCATCATCAGCCGCAACAGTTCGCCGGACTTGCCGTTTTCGCTTTCCCTCAATCCCTATCGTGGATGTGAGCATGGGTGCATCTATTGTTTCGCGCGGCCTTCGCATAGTTACCTGGGCCTCTCGCCCGGGCTGGATTTCGAAAGCCGGCTGGTGGCCAAGCGCAATGCGCCCGAAGTGCTGCTGCGCGAGCTGGCCAGGCCGTCCTACCAGCCCGACACCATCACGGTGGGCATCAATACCGATGCCTACCAGCCCATCGAGCGCGAACGCCAGCTGACCCGGCGCATCCTGCAGATCCTGCATGATTGCGACAATCCGGTGGCGATGATTACCAAGTCCTCCCTGATCGAGCGCGACATCGACCTGCTGGCGCCGATGGCTGCCAAAGGGCAGGCCATCGTCGCAGTCACCATCACCACGCTCGACCCCGCCATTGCCCGCACGCTGGAGCCGCGTGCGGCCAGTCCGGCGCGGCGGTTGCGGGTGATCCGCACCTTGGCCGAGGCGGGCATTCCGGTAAGCGTATCGATCGCCCCGGTGATTCCCTTCGTGACCGAGCCGGACCTGGAGCGCGTCATGCAAGCCGCCGTCGAAGCCGGTGCGCGGCAAGCGGGTTACATCGTGCTGCGCCTGCCGTGGGAAGTCAGCCCGCTGTTCCGGCAGTGGCTGCAGGCGCATTTCCCCGACCGTGCGGCGCGGGTGATGAACCGCATCCAGGACATGCGCGGCGGCAAGGATTACGACGCCGATTTCGCTACCCGCATGCGCGGCACGGGTGTCTGGGCCGACCTGCTGCATCAGCGCTTCGAGAAGGCCAGCCGGCGCCTGGGCATCGATCATCGCAACCGGGCTTTTGCTACGCTGGATGCCAGTCGTTTTCGGCGGCCTGTGCTGGTACCGGGCCGCGCCACCGGCAATGATGCGCAGCTCGATTTGTTCTGAATGCCAGGGCTGTGGCTGCTAAACTCCGCGTTTTCGTCTGTTTCTTCACTTCTCTGCATGCACACCCTGGAACAACTGCGCAGCGGCGCCCTGGAAGGCATTACCCGCCTGTCTCTCTCGTGCGGCCTGCGCGAATTCCCGCGAGAAATCTTCACCCTGGCTGAAACCCTCGAGATTCTGGACTTGAGCGGCAACGAACTGACGACCTTGCCAGATGACCTGCCGCGTCTGCACCGGCTGCGCATCGTCTTCTGTTCCGACAATCCCTTTACCGAGTTACCCGCCGTTCTGGGGCGCTGCCCGTCGCTGGAGATGATCGGTTTCAAGGCCAACCGCATCGAACACGTTCCTGCCGAATCGCTGCCACCCGCGCTGCGCTGGCTGGTGCTGACCGACAACCGTATCGCGCAGTTGCCGTTCAGCATCGGACAGTGCAAGCGCCTGCAGAAGCTGATGCTGGCCGGTAACCGCCTGCGCACCCTGCCGCCCGAACTGGCGGCCTGCCGCAATCTGGAGCTGCTGCGCCTGTCGGCCAATGCATTGGAAGAGTTTCCGCACTGGCTGCTGACGCTGCCGCGCCTGAGCTGGCTGGCCATGGCGGGCAATCCCTGGTGCCGGGCAGTGGAGGACGCGGCGGATCGCAATGCCCAGGTGGCGGGCATAGACTGGGACGATCTACAGCTGGCCGAGAAGCTGGGCGAGGGCGCTTCCGGCGTGATCCACGCGGCGCGCTGGACAGTGGAGGACAAGAGCCAGCCCGTGGCGGTCAAGCTCTTCAAGGGCGCCGTCACCAGCGACGGCCTGCCCGAGCGTGAAATGGCCGCCTGCATCACGGCCGGCAGCCATCGCGGTCTGATCCCCGTGCTGGGGCGCTTGCAAGGACATCCGCAGGCCGCGCAAGGCCTGGTGATGCCCCTGATCGATCCGGATTTCAAGACCCTGGCCGGCCCGCCCAGCCTGCAATCCTGCACGCGCGACGTCTATGCACAAGACTTCACCCTGGCCTGGACCCAGGTGCTGGCCATTGCACGCGATATCGCCTCGGCGGCGGCACATCTGCATGCGCAGGGCATCGTGCATGGCGACCTGTACGGCCACAACATCCTGCATCGGGAAGGGGAAGCCTTGCTGGGAGATTTTGGCGCGGCCTGGTTTTACGATGCCGGCGCGCCGCATGCCTGGGGCGTGCAGGCCATGGAAGTGCGGGCTTATGGATGTCTGCTGGAAGAATTGCTGGCGCACGGCCAGCCAGTCGATGAAGCGGGACAGAAGCAGCGCGCTACCCTGGCGGCTTTGCGCCAGGCCTGCCTGTCGGCCGATGCAGCGGCACGGCCGCATTTCGAGGCCATCGTGGCCATGCTTGATACGCTGGCCACGGCCTGAGGCCGACGTCGTGGCGGCCTCTCGCCTTCGCCCTAGGCCCGCTCGCTGGAGCGCAGCAGCACCACCAGCGCGCCCGCGCCGCCATCGGCTGCGCGGGCTTGGCAAAAGGCCATCACTTCATCCTTCTGGGCCAGCCAGTTGCGCACCTTGTGCTTGAGAACGGGCTCCTTGTTCACCGAACCGAGCCCCTTGCCGTGGATCACCCGCACGCAGCGCAGGCCGCGGCGGCGCGACTGGCGCAAAAATTCACCTAATGCCTCCCGCGCCTGGTCTCGGCGATAGCCGTGCAGGTCGAGCTGGGCCTGGATCACCCAGTTGCCACGGCGCAGCTTGCTCAAGACATCCACGCCCACGCCGGGACGGGCGAAACTGAGGTTTTCGTCGCTGTCCATCAAGGTCTCGATGGTGAACTCATCCGAGAGCGACTCCAGCAGCGCTGCCTGTTCATCGGCCAGATGCTGGCGGGGAATGGGCAGAGGCGGTTGGGGCGGGTAATGGGCCTTGTCGACCACCGTGGGGCGCAAGGGCGCGACCGCGCCGATGCTGTTGCGGAAGAGATTGGCCTCCTCGCGGGCTGCCGCTTCCTGACGCTGGCGCTCGGCCAAGGCCAGTGCGCGCGCTTTTTCCTGTTCCTGCAAATCGCGGCGCAATCCCTTGAGCGCCGAGAAATCCTTCATTGTCGCCATGACAGCCACCCAACCCCTGTAGCGAATAGTTCCCTGAATGGCTACTTTAGCAGAAGCGGGCGCAGCCTTCAGCCGCAGGCGACCTGGATGATGACCAGGCCCGGATCGACGTGCAGATTCAGGCGGCGCGGGTTGAAGTCCATGGTGGCGGCGTCGCCCGGCTTGAGCACGCGGATGTCGGTCGCACCCGATTCAGCCAGGGCCTGGCGTTCGATGTAGCCGCTGTAGTTTTCGCCGATCAGGTGGTCGGCCCGCGACGCATCGCATTGGCCGCCGCCGGCCTGCGCCCCGGGCGTTTCGCGCGAAGCGCTGCAGGCGATCAGTACGGCACCCAGGCTCACGGTGGCCAGTGCTGCCTTGAGCGCGGGCGAGTGGCCGCGCGCAGGAGAGGGGGACGGATAATAGGGCACGATGCTTTCCTCGGACTTGATGATTCTTCTGGTTGGATTGCTCGAGTGAAACAAAAAAGCCGGGACGACAACTCGTCACCGGCTTTTGGAGTGCCCGTTGCGCTGCGAGTTCTCGCAGTGCAGCATTTTACAGCAATTTACTTTATTCGAGGCCTTCCAGATAGCGCTGTGCATCCAGTGCTGCCATGCAACCTGTGCCGGCGCTGGTGATGGCCTGGCGGTAGATATGGTCTTGCACGTCGCCGGCGGCGAAGACGCCATCGATGCTGGTGGCGGTGGCAAAGCCTTCGGTGCCGGTGCGGGTCTTGAGGTAGCCGTTCTGCATCTCCAGCTGGCCTTCGAAGATGCTGGTATTGGGCTTGTGGCCGATGGCGATGAACAGGCCATGCACCGGGATCTCGGTGATGGAACCGTCCTGGGTCGACTTGATCTTGATGCCGGTCACGCCGCTGTCGTCGCCGACCACTTCATCCAGGGTGGAGTGCCACTGGATGGCGATCTTGCCCTCGCTGACCTTGTGCAACAGGCGGTCGATCAGGATGGGCTCGGCGCGGAACTTGTCGCGGCGGTGCACGATGGTGACCTTGCTGGCGATGTTGGAGAGGTACAGCGCTTCTTCCACGGCAGTGTTGCCGCCGCCGACCACGGCCACTTCGCGGCCGCGATAGAAGAAACCGTCACAGGTGGCGCAGGCTGACACGCCACGGCCCATGAAGGCCTGTTCCGAAGGCAGGCCGAGATACTGGGCCGAGGCGCCGGTGGCGATGATGAGCGCGTCCGCAGTGTATTCACCGTTGTCGCCGATGAGGCGGAAGGGGCGCTCGGAAAGCCTGGTGGTGTGGATGTGATCGAAGATGATCTCGGTATTGAAGCGCTCGGCGTGCTGCAACAGGCGCTGCATCAGTTCCGGACCTTGCACGCCCAGCGGGTCGCCGGGCCAGTTCTCGACGTCGGTGGTGGTCATCAGCTGGCCGCCTTGCTCCACGCCGGTGATCAGCACCGGGTTCAGGTTGGCGCGCGCGGCATAGACGGCGGCGCTATAGCCGGCGGGGCCGGAGCCGAGAATCAGGACCTTGGCATGTTTGGGCGTGCTCATAAGCTACTCATCAAAAAAGGTTGCGGGATGGCCTCTGCAGCTTGAGGCGACTCGCGGGATTTCAATTCCCGGCCGGCGTAGACACCAGCGCGGCCAGGGCAGGGGAAGCGGTTGCGTGCGCGCAAGTTTGCGGTTTGCGGCGCTGCAAAACGGGTAAGATTATAGTCCATGCCTTCATTCGGGCTCATGGAATTACGCTATGTCGGCGATAGCCGGGAGGGGTTTGGAATAACAGTATCGCTGTTCAGAATATGAACAAAAAGACAGCACAACCAGAACGATAGCGGCCCATGACGGTCAGTGCAGCGGGTTTCCCGCCGCCCTGCGCAAAACCGCGAAGCGCCAATGCAATGCCGTTACAATGACGGCGTATTTTTTTGTACGGAAGTTATGTCCAAGACGAGTCAAGCCCACATTCGCACCACCAAGACACCGGCGCCTCCCATGCCCAACCGTCTGGTGCGGCTGTTATCGGAGGCGCGCTGGCTGGCGCTGGCGGCCTTGCTGGCCTATCTGGCGCTGATCCTGCTGAGTTATGCCAAGACCGATCCCGGCTGGTCGGTGGCCAGCTCGGTGCCGCACGTGGGCAACTGGGGCGGCCGCGTCGGCGCCTGGACGGCCGACCTGCTGCTCTACATCTTCGGCCTGTCGGCCTGGTGGTGGTGCGTCTTGCTGGGCCGCTCGGTGTGGACCGGTTATCGGCGCCTGTCCAACCGTTTCCTGGTGGCCCAGCCGGTGGAGCCGGAACACCAGCAGGAACCGCTCATCCGCGCGGTCGGCTTCGTCTTCATGCTCACCGGCAGCATGGGCATCGAATTCACCCGCATGCATCGCTTCGCACCCAGGCTGCCGCATTCTTCCGGTGGCGTGCTGGGCGAAATGATCGGCTCGGCCATGCAGCCGACCTTCGGCTTCACGGGCTCTACGCTCTTGCTGTTGCTGCTCTTCGGGCTGGGCTTCTCGCTGCTGTTCCAGGTGTCCTGGCTGGCGGCGGTGGAGCGCATTGGCGGCCTGATCGAGGATGGCCTCTTCGCCGTGCGCGACTTCTTCGCTGCCCGTGCCGACCGCCGCGCCGGCCAGGAAGCCGCCGTCAAGCGCGAGGAAAGCGTGGTGCAGGAGCGCGCCAAGATCGTGGAAGCCCCGCCGATCCGCATCGAACCGCAGATCGTGGAGGTGCAGAAATCGGACCGCGTGCAGAAGGAGAAGCAGACCAGCCTCTTCGATGACCTCAATAGCGAACTGCCGCCGCTGTCGCTGCTGGATGAGGCCCCGCCTGCGCAGCAGACGGTCTCGGTGGAAACCCTGGAATTCACCAGCCGCCTGATCGAAAAGAAGCTGGCCGACTTCGGTGTCGAAGTCAAGGTGGTGGCGGCCTATCCCGGCCCGGTGATCACCCGCTACGAGATCGAACCGGCCACGGGTGTGAAGGGCAGCCAGATCGTCAACCTGGCGCGCGACCTGGCGCGTTCGCTGTCGCTGACGTCGATTCGCGTGGTGGAAGTCATCCAGGGCAAGAATTTCATGGGCCTGGAGCTGCCCAATCCCAAGCGCCAGATCGTGCGCCTGACCGAGATCCTTGGTTCCAAGGTGTACAACGACAGCCATTCCAGCCTGACCGTGGCGCTGGGCAAGGACATCGCCGGCAATCCGGTGGTGGCCGACCTGGCCAAGATGCCGCACTTGCTGGTGGCCGGTACCACCGGCTCGGGCAAGTCGGTGGGCATCAATGCCACCATCCTGTCGCTGCTCTACAAGTCTTCGCCGCGCCAGGTGCGCCTGATCCTGATCGATCCCAAGATGCTGGAACTGTCGATCTATGAAGGCATTCCGCACCTGCTGGCGCCGGTGGTGACCGACATGCGCCAGGCCGGCCACGCCCTGAACTGGGCAGTGGAAGAGATGGAGCGCCGCTACAAGAAGATGTCCAAGCTGGGCGTGCGCAACCTGGCCGGCTACAACCAGAAGATCATCGACGCCGAGAAGCGTGGCGAGAAGATCCCCAATCCCTTCAGCCTCACCCCGGATGCGCCGGAGCCACTGGAGCAGCTGGAAACCATCGTCATCATCATCGACGAACTGGCCGACCTGATGATGGTGGTGGGCAAGAAGGTCGAAGAACTGATCGCCCGTATCGCCCAGAAGGCGCGCGCGGCCGGCATCCACCTGATCCTGGCTACGCAGCGTCCTTCGGTGGATGTCATCACCGGCCTGATCAAGGCCAACGTGCCTACGCGTATCGCCTTCCAGGTGTCGTCCAAGATCGACTCGCGCACCATCCTTGACCAGATGGGCGCCGAAACCCTGCTGGGCATGGGTGACATGCTCTACAACCCGCCCGGCACGGCCTTGCCGGTGCGCGTGCACGGCGCCTTCGTGTCGGATGACGAAGTGCACCGCGTGGTGGAACACCTGAAATCCCAGGGGGAACCGAATTACATCGAGGGCATCCTAGAGGGAGGCGTGCTGGAGGACGCCGACGGTGGCGGTGGCAGTGGCAGCGGTGCTGCGGCCGGTGCCGGTGGCGGCGAAGGCGACGAGATGTACGACCAGGCCGTGGCCGTGGTCCTGAAACATCGCCGGGCCTCGATCTCGCTGGTGCAGCGTCACCTGCGCATCGGCTACAACCGCGCCGCGCGCCTTTTGGAGCAGATGGAGCAAAGTGGCCTGGTCTCCACCATGCAATCCAATGGCAACCGTGAAATCCTGGTGCCGGCAGGTGCCGGCGATGCGGCTGAATAAGCGGTCTTCCCTCCTCATCAACCTGCCCTGAAGGCCGGCCACCATCGTGCCGGCCGCCACCTTGCCGGTGGCGTCAAGTCAAGAAGGAATCAAACAACATGGACAATTCCAGAAACGCTTTCCGCTCGCGCCCTGCGCAAGCCCGTACGTTCAAGCTGCGCCGCCTGATGATGGCAGCAGGTCTTTCCGCTCTGGCCGTGGCCGGTGCCATCGCCATCACCGCGCTGACCCCGGGCCGCGCTTCGGCCGCCGCGCTGGACCAGTTCAAGCAGTTCGTCAGCAGCACGCAGTCGGCCAAGGGTACGTTCACCCAGCGCATGGTGCGGGTGGAGAATGGCACGTCCAAGGTGGTCAACACGTCCAGCGGCAGCTTTGTGTTTTCGCGTCCCGGCAAATTCATCTGGACCTACCAGAAGCCTTATGAGCAGGTGATTCAGGCCGATGGGGAAAAACTCTTCATCTACGACAAGGATCTCAACCAGGTCACCACCAAGAAACTGGGCAATGCGCTGGGCTCTTCGCCGGCGGCCATCCTCTTCGGCAGCAACGATCTGGAAAAAAACTTCACACTCAAGGAAGCCGGCACCAAGGATGGTCTGGAATGGCTGCAAGCCGTACCCAAGAGCAAGGACACGACCTTTGACAACATCGGCATCGGCCTGAAGAATGGCACGCCGGTGGCTATGGAACTGCATGATTCCTTTGGTCAGGTCTCGGTACTGAGCTTCGACAGCTTCGAGAAGAATCCGCCGTTGAAGGGCAACAGCTTCAACTTCACGGTGCCGAAGGGTGCCGACGTGTTCGAGAACTGATCGGCTTTCGCCTCACATGAAAACAGCCCCGCAGGCTTGCGCTTGCGGGGCTGTTTTCATGTGAGGCGCGTGCGTTTCAGGGCTCGGGCATCTGCAGCAGGGGCAGCTTGTCGGTAACATCCTTCCACTGCGCATGATCGGGCAGGGGCGGCTGGGCCTTGGTGATGGGCCTCCAGCCCGGCATCTTGGCCAGACGGGCGTTGAGGTCCTCGAAATGGGCCAGCGCGGCGGGCAGGTCGGTGGCGTTGTAGATGGCGCCGACCGGGCATTCCGGCACGCACATGGAGCAGTCGATGCAGCCGTCCGGATCGATGGCCAGGAAATTCGGGCCTTCCACGAAGCAGTCCATGGGGCAGACGCTGACGCAATCGGTGTACTTGCACTGGATACAGGAATCGGTGACGACGAAGGGCATGGAAAGCAGAGGAAAGGGCAGGGAAAAGGGCGATATGAAGAAAAACGCGCAGGCCGCATTTTAACCTCTGCGGCGGATGGCCGCCGGCGCAGCCCTTCATCGCGCAATCGCCCTCGCGCCGGCCTGCTGCGTTAGACTACGGCCTTTGGTGAACGCGCCTTGCAATCCGGCGCTGCGCCCGCATCCTGATGACTATGAACTTTATTTCCCTGGCCGCCATGCAGCGGTCCTTCTTCTCCGATCTTGCTGATGTGCAGGAGGCGGCGCATGGCTGACCTGTTCGCGCAAGAACCCGCCGCGCCGCTGGCTGAGGCGCTGCGTCCCAAGACGCTCGATGAGGTCATCGGGCAGTCGCATCTGTTGGGCGAAGGCAAGCCCTTGCGGCTGGCCTTTCAGTCGGGCAAGCCGCATTCGATGATCTTCTGGGGGCCGCCCGGCGTGGGCAAGACCACGCTGGCGCGGCTGACCGCGACGGCTTTCGACTGCGAATTCATTGCGCTCTCGGCGGTGTTTTCGGGCGTGAAGGATATCCGCGCGGCCATGGAGCAGGCCGAGCAGAATCTGGCGATGGGCAAGCACACGATTCTGTTCGTGGATGAGATTCACCGCTTCAACAAGTCGCAGCAGGATGCGCTGTTGCCCTATGCAGAAAGCGGGCTGGTGACCTTCATCGGTGCCACCACTGAGAACCCTTCCTTCGAGGTCAATTCGGCGCTGTTGTCGCGTGCGCAGGTGTACGTGTTGAAGTCGCTCACTGATGAGGAGCTCAAGCAGCTGCTCAAGCGTGCGCAAGAGAAGGCGCTGGGCGACCTGCAATTCGACGCACAGGCTACGGACACCATCATCGGCTATGCCGATGGCGACGCCCGCCGCTTCCTCAATCTGCTGGAGCAGACCCAGACGGCCGCACGCACTACCGGCACGCCACTGGTCACGGCCGAATTCCTGCAGAATGCGCTGACGCTCAACAGCCGCCGTTTCGACAAGGGCGGCGACAATTTCTACGACCAGATTTCAGCGCTGCACAAGTCGGTGCGCGGTTCGCACCCGGATGCCGCGTTGTACTGGTTGACGCGCATGCTCGACGGCGGTGCCGATCCGCGCTACCTGTCGCGGCGCATCGTGCGCATGGCCTGGGAAGACATCGGCCTGGCTGACCCGCGCGCCATGCAGATCGCCAATGATGCCGCGCTGACCTATGAACGGCTGGGCAGCCCTGAAGGCGAACTGGCGCTGGGGCAGGCGGTGATCTATCTTGCGGTGGCGGCCAAGAGCAATGCCGGCTACAACGCGTATAACGCGGCGCGTGCTTTCGTGAAGCAGGACAAGAGCCGCGAAGTGCCGGTGCATCTGCGCAATGCGCCGACCAAGCTGATGAAGGAATTGGGCTACGGGCATGAATACCGGTATGCCCATGATGAGCCCAATGCGTATGCGGCGGGGGAGACTTATCTGCCCGACGGTATTGCCGAGCCCGGCTGGTATCAGCCGGTGCCGCGGGGCTTGGAGATCAAGATCGGTGAGAAGCTCAATACGCTGCGGCAGTGGGATGAAGAAGCGCGCAAGCAATAGTGTTCAGGCGAAGACGTCATACCGAACCAAGGCCTCCCCCTTCTTGACCCGCACTGATTCGATCCGGATCTGCCCGATCTCCCCCAGTGCCTCCACATGCGTGCCGCCACAAGGATAGGCGGGTAGATCGCCAAATCCGATCTGCCGCAAGCCGTTTTCCATGGCCATCACACAGGGCAGATCCTGCGCCAGCAAGTCATTGCAGCGGCGCTCCAGTTCTGCCGGCACCAGTTCCTGCGCCGCGCCATCAGCCCCATCAGCCGCGGCAGCCACGCCCACTACGCGCGCTTCTCCCGGCCAGTGATGGGCCTTGGTCGGCTTCCATCCCCGTTCCGCCATCACTTGCCCGATCACATGGCCTGCCGAATGCAGGCGCGCATGCAACCGGCGCGGCCCGGCGTCGACGGTCGCCACGGCCGGGCCCGGCGCGATGGGGGCTGCGGTGTAATGGACGATGCCTTCACTTTCGCTGACCACACGCTGCACTTCCACGTCACCGATCCAGCCGGTATCACTGGGCTAGCCGCCGCCCTGCGGATGAAAGGGCGTGGCCGACAGGCGCACGGCGTAGCGGCCATCGTCCTGCGGGGTGC includes:
- a CDS encoding sigma-54-dependent Fis family transcriptional regulator gives rise to the protein MQYQANRPGAGALLGASPLVQASAEGMPDLQAIERSHQRSSSYGITRGQRPDLDSLSRADLAQTLEANQTLSGHARPVMETLYDQIRNTHSMVILSDAEGTILHTLGDSDFLAKADRVALGAGSRWSEQLRGTNAIGTALFEQKPTTVHAQQHYLDANRFLTCSAAPIFDHRGQVLGVLDVSGECGSFHKHTMALVRMSAQMIENHLLAGSFPDCITLHFHSRAEFVGTLVEGIVSFTPGGRFLAANRSAQFQLGLTLSALQSHTFASLFGVPLSLLFEHHRKAASGLLELCLHNGIRIHGRAELRLRDQHFQNAREAVIDTPHAIPAARPAPAARPHPGQTRPGLQALDTGDARMSALIAKLRKVIDRDIPVLITGETGTGKEWLAQAIHRESARFRAAQTRGGAAPFVAVNCSAIPENLIEAELFGYEDGAFTGARRKGALGKIAQAQGGTLFLDEIGDMPLALQGRLLRVLQERAVTPLGSQRVIPVDFALVCATNQPLRDMAARHTFREDLYYRINGLQVKLPALRERSDLSALIDRILEQEGGPDAPRFDAQALALLQSSRWPGNLRQLSNLIRTALAMAEGEAWIGVEHLPDDFLEEAAPVQAACALPAQTAYEEKREKSLTMHDSEWAAIERALRSHDGNVSAAAKALGVSRNTLYRRFKSRGH
- a CDS encoding PA0069 family radical SAM protein gives rise to the protein MASFPKFPQGIARPFPDQPAPSGEDDATLTPESFVHRSQVARKGRGAVTNLRGRYESVAREEFDDGWQAIGFPATGELVEELGEEDEAPRLKTIVTEEDARSIISRNSSPDLPFSLSLNPYRGCEHGCIYCFARPSHSYLGLSPGLDFESRLVAKRNAPEVLLRELARPSYQPDTITVGINTDAYQPIERERQLTRRILQILHDCDNPVAMITKSSLIERDIDLLAPMAAKGQAIVAVTITTLDPAIARTLEPRAASPARRLRVIRTLAEAGIPVSVSIAPVIPFVTEPDLERVMQAAVEAGARQAGYIVLRLPWEVSPLFRQWLQAHFPDRAARVMNRIQDMRGGKDYDADFATRMRGTGVWADLLHQRFEKASRRLGIDHRNRAFATLDASRFRRPVLVPGRATGNDAQLDLF
- a CDS encoding leucine-rich repeat-containing protein kinase family protein; protein product: MHTLEQLRSGALEGITRLSLSCGLREFPREIFTLAETLEILDLSGNELTTLPDDLPRLHRLRIVFCSDNPFTELPAVLGRCPSLEMIGFKANRIEHVPAESLPPALRWLVLTDNRIAQLPFSIGQCKRLQKLMLAGNRLRTLPPELAACRNLELLRLSANALEEFPHWLLTLPRLSWLAMAGNPWCRAVEDAADRNAQVAGIDWDDLQLAEKLGEGASGVIHAARWTVEDKSQPVAVKLFKGAVTSDGLPEREMAACITAGSHRGLIPVLGRLQGHPQAAQGLVMPLIDPDFKTLAGPPSLQSCTRDVYAQDFTLAWTQVLAIARDIASAAAHLHAQGIVHGDLYGHNILHREGEALLGDFGAAWFYDAGAPHAWGVQAMEVRAYGCLLEELLAHGQPVDEAGQKQRATLAALRQACLSADAAARPHFEAIVAMLDTLATA
- a CDS encoding Smr/MutS family protein codes for the protein MATMKDFSALKGLRRDLQEQEKARALALAERQRQEAAAREEANLFRNSIGAVAPLRPTVVDKAHYPPQPPLPIPRQHLADEQAALLESLSDEFTIETLMDSDENLSFARPGVGVDVLSKLRRGNWVIQAQLDLHGYRRDQAREALGEFLRQSRRRGLRCVRVIHGKGLGSVNKEPVLKHKVRNWLAQKDEVMAFCQARAADGGAGALVVLLRSSERA
- a CDS encoding I78 family peptidase inhibitor, whose product is MPYYPSPSPARGHSPALKAALATVSLGAVLIACSASRETPGAQAGGGQCDASRADHLIGENYSGYIERQALAESGATDIRVLKPGDAATMDFNPRRLNLHVDPGLVIIQVACG
- the trxB gene encoding thioredoxin-disulfide reductase codes for the protein MSTPKHAKVLILGSGPAGYSAAVYAARANLNPVLITGVEQGGQLMTTTDVENWPGDPLGVQGPELMQRLLQHAERFNTEIIFDHIHTTRLSERPFRLIGDNGEYTADALIIATGASAQYLGLPSEQAFMGRGVSACATCDGFFYRGREVAVVGGGNTAVEEALYLSNIASKVTIVHRRDKFRAEPILIDRLLHKVSEGKIAIQWHSTLDEVVGDDSGVTGIKIKSTQDGSITEIPVHGLFIAIGHKPNTSIFEGQLEMQNGYLKTRTGTEGFATATSIDGVFAAGDVQDHIYRQAITSAGTGCMAALDAQRYLEGLE
- a CDS encoding DNA translocase FtsK 4TM domain-containing protein, producing the protein MSKTSQAHIRTTKTPAPPMPNRLVRLLSEARWLALAALLAYLALILLSYAKTDPGWSVASSVPHVGNWGGRVGAWTADLLLYIFGLSAWWWCVLLGRSVWTGYRRLSNRFLVAQPVEPEHQQEPLIRAVGFVFMLTGSMGIEFTRMHRFAPRLPHSSGGVLGEMIGSAMQPTFGFTGSTLLLLLLFGLGFSLLFQVSWLAAVERIGGLIEDGLFAVRDFFAARADRRAGQEAAVKREESVVQERAKIVEAPPIRIEPQIVEVQKSDRVQKEKQTSLFDDLNSELPPLSLLDEAPPAQQTVSVETLEFTSRLIEKKLADFGVEVKVVAAYPGPVITRYEIEPATGVKGSQIVNLARDLARSLSLTSIRVVEVIQGKNFMGLELPNPKRQIVRLTEILGSKVYNDSHSSLTVALGKDIAGNPVVADLAKMPHLLVAGTTGSGKSVGINATILSLLYKSSPRQVRLILIDPKMLELSIYEGIPHLLAPVVTDMRQAGHALNWAVEEMERRYKKMSKLGVRNLAGYNQKIIDAEKRGEKIPNPFSLTPDAPEPLEQLETIVIIIDELADLMMVVGKKVEELIARIAQKARAAGIHLILATQRPSVDVITGLIKANVPTRIAFQVSSKIDSRTILDQMGAETLLGMGDMLYNPPGTALPVRVHGAFVSDDEVHRVVEHLKSQGEPNYIEGILEGGVLEDADGGGGSGSGAAAGAGGGEGDEMYDQAVAVVLKHRRASISLVQRHLRIGYNRAARLLEQMEQSGLVSTMQSNGNREILVPAGAGDAAE